A single genomic interval of Camelina sativa cultivar DH55 chromosome 11, Cs, whole genome shotgun sequence harbors:
- the LOC104725181 gene encoding uncharacterized protein LOC104725181 — MCTTKNYFALDPREATVSDLIHLLFSSDIGNREFIDSSEQRVEDDLSRFRRRWIIFVSIVVQKLMILLKKPLYFLGFSFAYWLNLLSSNGGFFMILPNLSKGKIIWPEKTSATFASLIGILDQRLELDQKVERGSKRYKAMLSIMASKLSYENINFVSSVLHNHWKMDLLGFYSCWNGYQKQRSTEVIVIKDTSTDPNLIIVSFRGTDPFDADDWCTDLDLSWYEVKNVGKIHGGFMKALGLQKEGWPKEVNLDQTQKETSLYAYYTVRRHLKEILDQNPTSKFILTGHSLGGALAILVTAVLVMHDEEKMLERLEGVYTFGQPRVGDEEFGTFMKNSLKKFDVKYERYVYCNDMVPRLPFDDKTLMFKHFGPCLYYDSFYKGKVEEEEPNKNYFNILWAIPKIMNAMWELIRSLIIPYWKGGEFREGWFLRCFRVVALLIPGLPAHFPNEYINVTLLGDLPLLHLPDSYLD; from the exons ATGTGTACAACCAAAAACTACTTTGCGTTGGATCCGAGAGAAGCCACCGTGTCGGATCTCATACACCTTCTCTTCTCCTCGGATATCGGGAACAGAGAGTTCATTGATTCTTCGGAACAGAGGGTTGAGGATGATCTTTCAAGATTCAGGCGACGGTGGATCATCTTTGTATCCATCGTTGTTCAAAAACTCATGATTCTCCTAAAGAAACCTCTatattttttggggttttcttttGCTTATTGGCTCAACCTTCTTTCTTCTAATGGTGGTTTCTTCATGATACTCCCAAATCTTTCCAAAG GAAAGATTATTTGGCCGGAGAAAACATCAGCGACATTTGCATCACTAATCGGAATCCTGGACCAGCGACTAGAGTTAGACCAGAAGGTAGAGAGAGGAAGTAAAAGATACAAAGCAATGTTGTCAATTATGGCTTCTAAGCTGTCTTACGAGAATATAAACTTCGTCAGCTCCGTTCTTCACAACCATTGGAAG ATGGACTTATTAGGCTTCTACAGCTGTTGGAATG GTTACCAGAAACAAAGATCAACAGAGGTGATTGTTATAAAAGACACAAGCACAGATCCAAACCTCATCATCGTTAGTTTCAGAGGCACTGATCCTTTCGATGCAGATGATTGGTGTACAGACTTAGATCTCTcctg GTACGAAGTTAAAAATGTGGGAAAGATCCATGGCGGATTCATGAAAGCTTTAGGCCTTCAAAAAGAAGGATGGCCTAAAGAAGTAAATCTTGaccaaacccaaaaagaaacaagtttATATGCATACTACACTGTTAGGCGTCACTTAAAAGAAATTCTCGACCAAAACCCGACATCTAAATTTATATTGACCGGACATAGTCTAGGTGGAGCCCTAGCGATCCTAGTCACGGCCGTGTTGGTGATGCATGATGAGGAGAAAATGCTAGAAAGGCTTGAAGGAGTTTACACATTTGGGCAGCCACGTGTAGGTGATGAGGAGTTTGGAACGTTCATGAAAAATTCGTTGAAGAAGTTTGACGTCAAGTATGAAAGATATGTATATTGCAACGACATGGTTCCTAGGTTGCCTTTCGATGACAAGACACTCATGTTCAAGCACTTTGGGCCATGCCTTTACTATGACAGTTTCTATAAAGGAAAG GTAGAGGAAGAGGAGCCAAACAAAAActactttaatattttatggGCTATACCAAAGATAATGAATGCAATGTGGGAGTTGATACGAAGTCTCATCATACCTTATTGGAAAGGTGGAGAGTTCAGAGAAGGATGGTTCTTGAGGTGTTTCAGGGTTGTTGCATTGTTGATTCCAGGATTACCTGCTCACTTCCCTAATGAATACATCAATGTTACTCTTTTGGGGGACTTGCCTCTTCTTCACTTACCTGACTCGTATCTTGACTAA